TCTGCTGTTACAGAAAAATGAAAGGAACATTTGGGCCTTTTCTTCCTCAAGAGAAGCAAATTCAGAAAGGTTCGATGATCTAGTTGCAGCAGCATGATCCCATCTTTATGGTCCTTGGTTTAACCTCTGAAAAAGACAGCACCACCCAAAAATTAGTTCAACCATCCAAAGAAAATCCGTTAAACATATCAAAGTGTTACAACGTTAAACATCTTTTTAGATCTAAAAACAGATGTAACAACACATGTAATCACATACACCTCCAATCTTCTTATTCATGTCCCTGCCTCTTCCTTCTACGGCTTTTCCATAAACGACTTtagatctaaaaaaaaatatattacatatagataaataaataaaatatgaacaaaaaccctaacaaaatctttattttgaaaccctaaattaaaaaatccaaaatcataaaaataaaaacttaccaataatttttatataagatCAACAAACATACCTCATATCTTGAATGGAAATTACAAGCCATAGATAGTTCTTTCGATTCGTGTTCCTGTAGAAAATATTGAACAAAAAAGTCAGGTATTTTTTTATACCTGAGATTGTATAAACATATGGATCTGGATATatagatattagatatatataactaataaaaatattctatatataaaaaaaacaggCCACATACCCCGACCACGGAATGTTCggtaacccgaccacccctctttaggagcgactgtcgctcctaaagggtcGACCCATTTATTGCTCGCGGATACCTATGCATATACCCGTTGGAACCGTTGACCCGTCAAACccctctttaggagcgactgtcgctcctaaaggggtgcctcgaaaaaattaatatattcttTCTCTGTACCGATCCATCCCCTTAGTCATTCCCTTCTCCCTTTCTCTTCTCCATTCCAACCGATCCAACCCCCCTCTCCCCCATATTTTCCGGCCAAGATATTccggtgaggctttaggagcgacccaGTTTTTcagtgaggctttaggagcgacccgtcGTTACCCCTTTCGTAAACCCAACGTTGaagtaagtttttattttttttatttatttcgtatctattaatttgctatatagtatatgtattagtttgatGTTATTCTTGTTATGCATAGATGTATTAGGATCGATCTTATATGCCCATAGATTTAACGTATTGTATACGCCCATAGATTTAATGTATTGTTGTTCTtgtgttcttgttgttgttcttgtttttgttatgtaaaaatgtttgtaaaaaagtgtaaaaaatataaaatgtaaaaaagtgtattacatagtatataaaaaatatttaaaaaaagtttataaaagtttgtactagaaaatgtttgtattagaaaatataaaaatgtataaataaaaaaggtattaaaacataagtataaaaagatattaaaacatatattgaaaaagtagtagtacaaaagtcatatataaaattaagttaaaaaaaaagtagttaaaaaagttgatataaaaagtattataatacgtgtattatttatgtagatataagaaaaatgctaggagcTCACGGCGGCGACGGCGATGGAAACGATCCGCACCGATCGTGGTGGAAGAAAATAACAGGCTGCAAAAACAGCGGTAAGAAAATTgactttacattaaatttagttatgCATTGAAATAATTGTATTCTTATCGTTTAAAGTgacttatttatgttattgttacttattggttttgtaGGGTCGAagaaaacaccaccaccacaagaGGGGCAGCCAAACATCTAAACCTTGAGGCTGCCTTCAAAAAATGGAGGCCCGTTACCCATGTACTTCGATTACAAATCAAAGACCTTTCAGTCGATCGGGGACTACGGGGCTATGTACAAATCTTTGTTAGGCTCATTGATCGGAGATGTCCCCCAGTACTACGAGTCATGGGACGATGTGCCTGAGTCTCTGAGGGACAATATCTTGGAGGAAATACAGGTtagaatatgtttctttttatatttttttacttaatatgttTTACAATGATAACCCCGAAAATGCTAACTTGTATTTGTAAACAATGTAGCGCTGGTTTGCGATGGACCAGTACTTAGAGCTTGATGAGGACGACCCCACCCGGAAGGCAGCAAAACAGGCTTTCCGTGCTGATGCAGCTAGCATATATAGGCAGagaaagtcaaaattcaaatctcAGCATTTTACAGCACGGGGGGTGTAGGCGCAGCAGATACCCTGCAGACAGCACCGCCAGCTGGTATGGACCCGGAAGAGTGGGGAAAACTATTGCGTTTCTATACGAGGGATGACCGGGTCAAGCGGGCCGAGACAAACAAGACAAACCGGTCCAAACAGGCGGTGGGGACTCAAGGTCGGCGATCTATTTCTCTTGCCCACGATCGGGCGTTGGTACgtttggttttaacaaaagtatacaattcttgtgttttttttatgctAATTAGCAAATTTGGGGGTTTAATGTTGAGAAAAACTGAAAAGGATTGAAGGAAATCAATAAAGATTCAATTGAACTCAATTTTATAGAATAAAAGTATCCGTTTAGTATGTCAGCAAAGAAAAGGAGTTTGAAATAAAAGCATTGAGTGGAAGGTATATATCCGTTCCATACATTGATAGAAAAACAAATTCGTAGTGTACATAACTGTAGGGGGAAAGGttgattttgaaatttgaaaaattaatCCTGGCCGTTGGATTGACCGTTAGGAGCGGGGATGGAAATTGGGAATCACCTCTTTCAAAGAAATCCGGAATTTTCAAGAAATCCGGTTGAATATCCCCGGTTGGATAGCAGATAGTGAACCGGCGTGAACCGTTCTGGCCGGCCGGTCAGATCTGAACCGGACTGGTGTTCTAACCGTTTTGAGCCGGTCAAAGCTGGTCAAGCCACCTGAAAATTGTATAAATTTCGCCGGAATCTGTTGCTGTAGAGCTAGTGACAATTATTACCGGTGGTTAACATCGTGGGTATGGATGAATTTCTAACAAGAATCGAACCCATCTGTATAAGTTCGAAGCTTTGTATGAAGATTTGTAAGAAAAGGCAGCTGAATAGTAGCAACATGAGGTGTTTTCCGGTGAACCAGCCGCACCGTCGTAGCGGGAACGGTGGCGGAACGTCTACTGAAAGTGGTGATAACtagtaaatttcttttttaatttagtccattttggttgttttgcttCTTTAGATGGGTTTAAGATTTGAGattatgatgataatgataaagaAGATACACATACATATGATGGAGATATACGCGTGTGTTTGTGTCTCAACCTTTTGAGTTTCTCTGTCTAATACACCCAAAGATAGTTTCGGTTTTGGTGATTTCTAAAAGCGAATTGTCTTTGGTCCATCATGTATACGTGGTTCTCCAAATTTGCACATACAGACAAAAGCCATTAATCATAATGAGtagatatttacatatatatttacatttatttttaacttatttttattataaacatatattatttatttaaatatatataatatacaaaatcGGTTTGATCTAACCGATCCGACCAGTAAAATATTATAAGTCCGGTTCACTGTCCGGtccggttttcaaaacattgtcTCTTTGTCTGTTTTATAACATTGGCTTTTATCCGATTGGATTAAGagatgattttaatttttgagaaaGATGAGGGAATACACTTATACAAGTGTAAACTTTTAGACTAAAATTAGTTGAttttttcttagttttttttACCGCAAatcttaaaaaaagaaaattaactaCAATGTACTCGGT
The sequence above is drawn from the Erigeron canadensis isolate Cc75 chromosome 4, C_canadensis_v1, whole genome shotgun sequence genome and encodes:
- the LOC122598529 gene encoding uncharacterized protein LOC122598529, whose protein sequence is MYFDYKSKTFQSIGDYGAMYKSLLGSLIGDVPQYYESWDDVPESLRDNILEEIQRWFAMDQYLELDEDDPTRKAAKQAFRADAASIYRQRKSKFKSQHFTARGV